A stretch of the Leptidea sinapis chromosome 5, ilLepSina1.1, whole genome shotgun sequence genome encodes the following:
- the LOC126964567 gene encoding pupal cuticle protein 20-like — MYRLLVCVGLVSQALISAAHPGVAATPAAGVIPAVPALASPLNPALPLPTALNPALNPALAGYNGYRSPYYNAGAAVPILSYSNERGVDGSYSYSFATGDGKQAQESGFQKDVYIDNTGSPQGTQVVEGSYAYVSPEGTPIQVSYVADENGFRPSGVHIPADGKGVLPAALPAGVLNRNPYNGFINPYNPLNNRNPYNYNQYNPLNNRNPYNYNQYNPHRPYGPAFNPATPYNLYGAGKKVL; from the exons ATGTATCGTTTGCTAGTATGTGTTGGGTTGGTAAGTCAGGCACTTATAAGTGCTGCACATCCAGGTGTGGCTGCAACTCCAGCTGCTGGAGTGATTCCAGCTGTCCCAGCACTGGCTAGCCCACTGAACCCTGCATTGCCGCTGCCAACAGCCCTAAACCCTGCTTTAAACCCAGCTCTCGCAGGCTACAACGGGTACAGAAGCCCTTATTATAATGCTGGTGCAGCTGTGCCCATATTGAGTTACTCCAACGAACGTGGTGTTGATGGAAGTTACTCATACAG TTTTGCAACTGGCGACGGCAAACAAGCACAAGAAAGTGGATTCCAAAAAGACGTGTACATCGACAACACCGGATCACCGCAGGGGACTCAG GTAGTTGAAGGCAGCTACGCTTATGTATCTCCTGAAGGAACTCCAATTCAAGTCAGCTACGTTGCAGACGAAAATG GTTTCAGACCATCAGGTGTGCACATTCCTGCCGATGGTAAGGGCGTTCTTCCAGCAGCACTCCCAGCTGGAGTCCTGAATAGGAACCCCTATAATGGATTCATCAACCCATACAACCCTCTTAACAACCGCAACCCATACAACTATAACCAATACAACCCTCTTAATAACCGCAACCCATACAACTATAACCAATACAATCCCCATAGACCATATGGCCCCGCGTTCAATCCGGCAACCCCATATAATTTGTACGGAGCAGGGAAAAAGGTGCTTTGA